In Silene latifolia isolate original U9 population chromosome 6, ASM4854445v1, whole genome shotgun sequence, the genomic window GTTATTAGGCCAGGATTTTTAGGGGAGACCAAAAGTCAGCAAAAGTGAAAATTTTGATACACTCACTTGAGGCATAGGTGTTCCGTTGTCTGTATTTAGAAGCATCCCAGAATCAGGTACAACCTCAAAAAGGTTAGCACGATTATCTTCATGGAAAAATCCTGGTTTTGCACTTTTTTAAGATCAATGAAGCAATGAAACAATTGTCAGTGTCCCCTTCAAGATGTCATGTTAGTTAATCACCTGATTCTACTTGGAGCACAGGAACAGAAAATGAATGGTTTGTGTTTCTTACTATCTCCTTCCTAGTTTATACGGTGTAATTGTTTTTGGTTCATAAAGATCATAGAAGGGGATAAGGGTTGAATAATGACTATCATCATAAATGGCTTGAAATTAATGGGGCGACCACGTCTATGATAAAGGTTCAAAGATGCAATTGTGTCACGTATAACAGAATATACAGGAGAGAAGCTGCTACAACTTCCACAaatagtgaagtgtaaatgttattGTGATGCAAAAGTCAAAACAATACAAAGAAGTACAGAGTACCAAAGGAACACGCTAATTTGATGAAATTTGAAAGCAAATAAGGCCTAAAAAAATCCCAATTTAATTGGAATCAGCTTTTTATTGAGCTAAACAGTCATGAGTTAAACACTTTGAAGATTAAAGCAACTCTCGGATAATACAATTACATAGTCCTCCTAGCATTTTCTGATAAAAAAAAGTATAAACAGTTCTAGTAGATTCACCTAATCACATCAATAAGAGCGGTTGCTAACTTGCTATGCTGCTTCAAGATAATATCAAATTAAATGAAGCTTGGAGTTCGGCATTCCTAAAAGCCCCAACATAACTACCACGTAAATAGACTTTCACTGACCCACCAAGCAATGCTGCCACGGCCCCGGCGCCTCGCCAGACTCTGCAGGACCAGGTCCTCCAAGTAGGAAAAGCCAACCACTACAAAGCTTGAAACAGCCCTATGTGGGATAACTTTATCCTCCAAATTACATTATATACCCCTCTTAAAAGCTAAAGGTACTAAttgttggttggcgcagtggtagcatggggctgcgcttggtagggaggtctgcggatcgatcccccacaactgcgattgggaggggtttaaataccgtaatccttggacacgccccgaaatccggattagtcggcccaatgtggttcggattaccggatggtttagaccaaaaaaaaaaaaagctaaagGTACTATTTGTGTTAAGAAGAATATAACGAGTACTACGCTATTTTAGATGCAGGCTCTATAAAAAGACTTTTAACTTAAAGGACACAATCTAAAAACACTGTCAATGTTCTTCATTTCTGCTGCTCAAACATAATAAGACATCTCTCGTGCCCTATCTCCATAATAGGAACGTTGATGGGTCAGGTTAAGTTGAGAAAGTACATAATGAAAAGACCAAGCAAGGCAACAGCGAGAAAAGACTATAGTTAAATTCGTAATCACCCCTACAAAAGGCGGGATCGGGGCACTTGAATTAGAATCGGAGCGTACACATTACTTACACAAAGAAAGAGATCAAAAGAGAACATATATCTAACCTGCCTGTGATGACAAGATCAAAATACTTCAGCCATTCAAAATTAAGACTGGTGCTGCCATTTCCAGCTCTTTCTCGGCAGAGGAAATTCATCACAACATTTGTATAATCCCATAAACTGCAATAAATAATAAGGATTTGACATACTAAACTAAATATACTACTTTTAAACCAAATGGAGAGGATTCAAAATGGTTTTGCATTCTGCGAGAGAGGGGGAATTGCAGGTAAAACTTGCTGGAGCACAAGTGTACACATTTTGCTTATTTTGCCCCATTACAAAGAAGAAAGCAATATTGACTACTTCATGATCACTCTACATTCGTGCGATGAACAATATCTCCTTTCCCAAGGTAGCAATAAAAGGGGCGATAAACGCTATCTCTTTGTATGAACAACATTAAAATATAAATTgaaaaaacaattaaaataatatttgtcCGACGAAGGAAAAACTTGAAAGATTAAACCTAAGAACAAAGCCCTCATAATTCACAAAGCATAAGATAACCATTCAATTTTCAGTTTAGAGTTCACAAAGATAAGATTGATCCAGATAACAAGAGATATCCAAATAATAAGGTTTTACCTATTTGTCACCAAGAACGTTGAACGGCCAGAGTCTCTAAGCATTTCCAACATTGGAACGATTAAGGCATCATCGTTAATGTACCTGATAAACAAGATGCAACGATAATAAAGAGAaaaaatatatatacaaaaatagcACGCTAAAGAAGGAACTATAAACAATCAACTTGAAAATGGGCAGAACAAAGGTCGAACCTACTTGAACAAATCAACAATTAAGGACATAAGTGATAGGTCAACTGACATGACTATCTAATAAACACggtaattaaaaataataaaactTCCATCACCTTTTAGGATCCTTCGCAACCATCTGCTTTAAAGTCCCATCACGATGGCATAAATCTACAGCCGCTCTGACATCCTTATACATACGAGCGTAACTGCAGCCAATATTAAAAGATCTTTTCACAAAATTGGCTTTCAGAAAATACCAGATTACCAGTTAATGTATCTATAATTTTGACATTAGTTGTAGGTCCTGATAACGAGAGTAAGCTTTCCCCCAAAAATATAATTTTCAATATTTTACTTACTCTGCTCCTGCTGGAACTTTGCCAAGATTTTTGTCACTGAAATCCACAAGCTGAGCAAATAGGTAGGCCTCCGCCAAGGAGAAAAGGGTATCAATCAGGGCATAATCAGGCTCATCAAAAGAATCTCTGGTCAACGTATTCCCATAAGTTTCACCTTTTTCTTCTTTAGACATCTCTCTAAATCCATGATAAGCGACTTTGACGTATTTATGGCGATCCATCTGCAGTGAAGTAACTAAGTACCACTTCAAAGTAAAAAAAACTAGTTATAAGCACCACTCTAATTAAACTAACCTTCAAAATGTTGCCCCTCTTTTTATCAAGAACTAAACCCCTAACCATGTACTTCGAGTCAAAAGACCAGTCAAGCAACTgcaggaaatgagatttgtatgtCAAATGTTAATGTTCACATTCATAACTGTAAAGCGAAGACAAAACTAGTGAAAGATGCGCGTTACTGGACAGTATGATGCATAAATAACTAAGCATGGTTTAAAACATACAAGTATCATGTCATCCTTGGCAAAAATCAAGAGAAAAGAGCATTACAGACCTCTGGAGGATACCCAAGATCATAGACAAGCTTCTTTATAGTCCCCACATATGCAAGTGATTCAAACGTCTCTGGCTTGTATTGAGCTAATGTATAGTCCATATCAAAACCAACAGCAACAATACCCTTCATGTTCAAGGATCTATTGCAAAATATTCTTTTCCCCATTGGAAAGTAATCTCCACCAGAAGGAGATGACCAAATACATGGGATTCGGCTACCATCATTCTGAGGTTGTGACACTCGGTGGTCTTCAGTAGTCCCATCCATCGAAATACCACTGTGTAACTTGCAAGATCCTGACGATAATCAAAAAGATACATTGGCAATCAGGCAACAAGACCTGATCAGTAGATATCCATGAATAGCCCAAACAAGAGATAATGAAAAAAACGATTTGTCCTGCTAGTACAATAGCAACAAATCTTAATCCCAGAATTGATAGGAACCGTTGCTAGACGAAGATGAGAAACATAATAATAAAAGATAGAGACAAAAGGAAGGAGAATACACGCATAAAGGGAGAGAAAGTGAGTCACAACTAAAGGAGAAAAGGTGTGATAAAGGATTAACAAAGACCCACAAAGAAATAAACTCCATCCACAAGATGTTTCAATCCACACCATCGTCTTTACGGTAACAATCTCAAGGTCTCAATAAAAGCATTCTACAAGTGACTATTGTATAAACAATGTTCTTGATTAGAATGAGAAAAACAATTTAAGACATACAAAAGTGATGAAACTGAGGACTCAAGCAGTCCTTCTATCTAATAATGACATCTCCTTAGTCATTAAGAAAGACCAATTCTTGAGATTACGTTGTGAATCTTGTGATTTATGCTTAGGCCAAATAAAAAGAAAGTTGCAATGTCAATCTGCTCCCTTCTTTTCTTTAACCCAAACCATGATTATGCTCTCTGCATCACAATATTTCAGTAGCATTTGACTTTTTTGGTCAAACTTCTGTTTCTATGTCCATGTTTTCAAGCTACTTCATGTTAAGGTCGAATGCTTCACCTGAACTTAATAAATTCCAAGAAGATGTTTCTAAGAAACCTTAATCTTATACGGAGTATTTCTAAGTACTACAGAAATCCGAACTTTCCTATACAAATTTGAACTCTCTGAACTTATCTGAACTATACAAGCTGAAGAGAATGGACTCTTACCCCTAACTACATTCAACATACTTCAATGAGAAAAAAAATTACTCCACATCTCTATTCATTCTCCCTCCGACATCTCATTCGAGATGCTTTTGATCTCCTTCTTGCCATTTTGCCTCTGCTGAGCGGGAAAAGAAAAGAGACCAAGAAACTATTCGAATTTGGATCTTGAAAGCTCGTTTCCTTATAATTAAGTAAGATCTCATTCCCATACTCTAAAGAAGAGCCGCAAACTAACACAGTTCAACGTCTACGACCAGGACCAGTAGAAGGCTTCAGCCTATTAATTTACCTACAAAGTTCATTAGCCAAACTCTACTCAcaattcacaaagaaacctacTGCAACTTCTCAATCACCTACAATGTTCATTAGCCAATTCTACTCATAAACGAAATTACCGCAACTTCGAAATCATCTACAAAGCTCATTAGCCAAATTCTActcaccaaaaaaataaaaatcaataaataaTAACAGGATTTCAAGTTAAACACTGTAATCTGCTCAAAAATGCGCCAATTTATGATCAAAAAGAGATTACACTAAAACAAAATGACGAACAACAAAATCACTGAACAACAAGTCAACAACTATCATCAACTAACATTAATCTAAAAACAGAGTTGTAAAATCATAATTAAACATGATTAAACAACACAATAAGCTAATTAATCACAACAAAATGATAAGTAAGAATGATTAAAACCTGAATAAAAAGGATTCCGCTTCGTCAAATTACGCTGATGCGAAGACGAAAACAACCGAGACGAACCGAACCGAGAACTCAAACTAATCAACCGCAACGAGGAAACAGCGAAAGAAGACACAAACAATTCCGACGGAAAACCTAATGAAGAACAACAAAGAGTAACACTTCTCCTCAACATTCGCATTTTCCAACCTTTATACACTCGTACTCGACATTATAATCACCATTATTCCAGAAATCCACCAAAATTATTCCTTCGAAATTCGTAATGCccggagaatattattattataataattaatgcGAAAATGGGGGGAAGAATCAGGTGCAAGAAGAGGATAAAGATGGAATCTAAGAGGTGGAAAATGCGGAGGAAATTGTATGATAGGATGAAGAGGAATATTATTGATGatattataaagtttaatttataTCCACATATGGTATGGAGTATTATTGATTTGATTGAAGTTGGAAATTAGAAGGGATTTATGCTAATGTGCTATATTTCATGTTTTTGGGTTTGTTTTAGAAACGCAACATAAATGTGAGGATTATGTTTTTTACCAGGTGGAATGCTGAGCAAGATGCCAAGATGGGGGGACCTTACTTAGGACAAAGAATAACGACAAAGGATTGGaataacgattttttttttttttttttttttttttttttttttttttttttaacgaaGTGTGCACTTTaagccatattttttttttttttggagaaaagatcattatcattaataaaaaaTCATACGATAACTACAACATATGTCAagctcaatcggatacaaatcgattaGAACCATAGaaaataaattcttgttcaaaTAATGAACCACTATGAACAGCAATTAAGTGGACTATACAACCAAATAGTTGTATATGTTGACGCAGTGTAAAGCcgagctttgtgataaagtatacaagctttatgttaaagactatgagctttattagaaagtattgagctcatccatttacacattaaaaacatgaattttgaattagctcagaaaaaatacatataagctcgaattcttataccttggttgtacaatgcttatggtacaactggatgtataatcctatttgtggcaacagagtctctatcatcgattcgccgcaaaaggctttcatccataagagggtctccggatcttccttgacgagtatccatttcttctgacgtgattgattgtagccatgaatcggacaaaatatgtaaaaccatataacgatctataacaacgctGATCTTCTGCTGACTTATTAGAAAACTGCAAAAGAACCAGAAAACGAAAGCTCTCAAACGGATAGACGGACACCACCGATAGACGGGGACAGAGCCCTCAGAAAGAGAGACGAAACAATAACAAAAGcggaaaataaacaaaaacataaaggaaacaaaGCAGAACACAGGAAAAAAAGACAGAAACCATCGcctccctaccaacccacaacaccGCCAGATCCAAGCACCACCCTGCCACACCACCTCAACAAACTCTTCCGATAAGACCCGAACAGCCCACATACACCACGCAGACCGAGAGGAATGGGCATATCCGTACGATCCAGAACCGGGTGTGGGTAAGAAAGAAGAGGAGGGTTAATCGGAAGAGAGGAGACGGGTCGCCGGAGAAAGGTCTTGAGAGACCCCATCCCCGGCGACGTGGTAGGGGGTTGATGGGTGGCGGTGGGAGGAAGGAGGAGAACGGCGGCGGCAAAGGggaggatttagggttttgttttttagagagaaaggggagagaaaactagagagagagaagtagttttagttaattaagccCTGTTTTTTTTACTGAAGCTGAATTGAACTAAACCGAAAgagaactgaactgaaatgagctgaaattaaatccaaaagaacatggccttaaTATAGCTATATAAGGGAGGGGGGATTTTTAAACCTCGAAGGCTCAAACCTATTGTCCACGATACATCTGTTTTAACCACTAGAATAAGACATCTTCGATAGATTGGATTAGTGGATTGAGCATGTAAATTTTcggatattttttttttcaaattcgtTGCCTACGAAACGTAATTGCTCTTTTTTGTACGTGTTTTACCCAATTATATacttttttccataattttttatAAGTACCACATCCTCATCTCAAAATTAATCAATTACTCCGTATTTACTAGATCCATTGTTCATTATTTATGCAACTTAGTCACCTCAAACAATGACTCTCGATTTCAACTTTCACCAAGTCCTTTCTCCTCACTTCGAACAACCCTACAGGATAGCTTCGTGCTTCAATGATGATGGATCTCTCTCTTCACGTTCTTGCATCGTAACTCCACACGGCACCTTTCCCTCTTCATCCCTACAAACCACATTCAACCTCATCCCCTCTCGCTTCATTCGTCCAAATAGTAGACATTAATTTTAAGTCGGCGGTCGTGGCTTCGTTCATCCCTTAACCTCTGCATCCTCCCTTCTCATTCATCCCGACTCCATTCCCCTCATCTCGTATACAAGCTCCCTCACCCTCTTTAACACATCTCCACACACCACCTTCCTCCCTCAAAAATAACTTTGTTACGTGCCTTTCACATAGCCCAACATCCCGTCAACATGTTAGACTCCCTTACAGCCTCCACTCACTCCCTCACCCACTCAAACCAGATCCTTCATCACCTCTAACTCTCAACCCTTCCCAAATCCTCCACCCAACCGCAATCTCGTATACAACATGGAGATAATTCTCCACATTGCACAAACAAATGGGACAACCACTACCTACTCCACAAAACCTTTTAGCTATATGACACTTCGTAACAACGAAGTTGTTGCAAAATTGCCAAAAGAAGACTTTTAAGTGAGAAAAACCGGGACCTTGCAAATCTTGTTCCACAGCCATTTTTCACAGGTGTAATACGATTGTTACCCGCGCACTTCCCTCCTCCCCTGGCACCCAATAGGTCATTCTAACTTGTAGCTAAATTAGTAGTAATGGTAGTGCGTGGGGGCTTGATTTAGTTGTGGGAGGATGGTGGTATCATTGTGAGGTGATTCAGCGATGTGGTAATTATGGCATGGTGGTGGGTTGGGTTGAAGGTGGTGGAGTGGTTGGTGACAAGAGGGGCGGGGGCGGGGGTGTCCACCCCCTAAATCTAGAAATAAATTGTTAATGCTCTTCAATTGGAAGCATGGAATTAAATGTTTTTGTTGATGGTTAGGTTTAGGGATGGCAGTGGATCCCAGATCCTGTCCAAATCTTGGGATCCAGGTCCGGATTGTAATATTTCAGATTTAGAGTCTAAGGATATGGATCAGATCCCAATCCTACCCTTAgatcccctatctactaaaagaatagacAATTTCTATTATTTTCCCGCCATAAAAAGCAATATTCTCAAAAAAGGAAATTAATTATAATTATGTTTATTCACTAAATAAGAAAACTAATAATTACAACTTAATTCAtctattatattttcattaaaattaatcttttcatcaaattatattattttcacttaaCTCTATacaataatattttaattaaaataaaataaaattgatataaaactttaaattgctaaatcttttattgatccTAATTAGATGATGAGTTGACCCATATTCTGTATAAAACCAAAACTAGAaatcgttgttattactttcgtgACAGGCATAAACAACCAATTATTGTGCTCCTCAGTGCATATCCTGCCACTTCGAATAATTCTTCCATTAACCTTATCAGTTGTTATTTCAGTGCCTAGCAGATTACCATAAAACTCCAGGAAAGCTTCCTGAACTCTAACGGGATCAGTGTGTTCAACTCCATGCATATCTTTGATAGCTAGCACTTAATTTCTTATAAACTTGCTTTTGATGACTCCATGAAAATACTTAGTGTTCTGGTCACCATCTTTTAGCCATGTTGTCTTAGCTTTTTGACTAAGAAATAGATTACAAGCTTGTTGCAATTCAGAATATTCCTTGGCAGCAGGCTTCTCCTTAGTAAGCCAATCCATATCTGTAGGATCAAGGGCAATTTTGGATTGGATATACTCTAAATTTTTCAAAGCAATTGCTGCACATTGCTCAATATTATCAAAATGGTCTTTGTTAAATTGCTTGAGATGTTGTTTGAGTTTCTTGAGCTTCTTAACCAGGATATACATTTTAGTCCCAGAATAATTACTAGTCCACCATTCAGTCATCCTAGGAGGAAAATAAGGGGATTTACCCCACATCTGAAAGTACTTGAATGGTCTCTTGGTGTTAAGAAGCTGACCTGATTTTTAAGGACACAAGGAGTGTGATCAAAATTTCCTTCGAGGAAAGAAGTGAGCATACATATCGGCATTGTATGGCTCCTCTCACGATGGCAATGGGCCGTCTTGGGCGGCCCACCGTCTTTGGGCCGGCCCACCGTGTTGTCCCCAAAAAATGGCCCGGTCCAGGCACGAGTATTGGACCTAGTAGGCCGTGCCGTGATTGGCccgatgtaatactacggttttcataGGCTGGTAATCAACCGAGTatagtctactcggtcgagtaaagtgtgtcgtgttccctgtttggctactgcccaggaacactcggccgagtatgttgaatactcgaccgagtagaggttactcgaccgagtagactccatactcgaccgagtatccgatccgtcgagtgttatttccgcggtttgatttagagacgATTAAGGCGATATAAAATATGTTAAGCAGTTTCGAATTACATTTCACAAAACTTAAACACTTCTACGACGCTTTAATCCTCTCTAAATCTCTCCCTAAAGTGTGTGATCTTTAGCAAGTACATTCATCCCTTTGTTTCCTCATCGGTAAGTCCTTATCTTCATATTCTTTGGTTCATATTGTTAGGGTTGTTGGCTTTAATTATggattgggggaaatggggttttgcacaTAGTAATTgttgttatgtgattgttgattaggcggagacttcgtagaggagccgttatAGATCGCTTGCTTGTATTccttgcagttgtgctaaggtagggtttcctactcagttcctgtttaattgatttgagatgttttgttgtattgtgtatgattgttgtctgctgatcatcgttggagtgttggtgcggttgtggtgtggtggttgtgatggtgttgtgatgattgtggtggagtcacttgtgggagtggcttcacaccctagttcgccctccgtggaacccgccacgggaggggatgtgcacattaagggacagggttatcgctcgttgatgagcgggattttggtggggattggttGTGGTCCCCCGCTGGCGgcgtgggctacctgttgcgatgggtagtctggcaggggtacacacctcggtgtgtagtcggttactgtgtgagatcgggtgATCGGGgacggaggatgatcagctggttactttatgcacttgtcttattttaattattcagtaactgaccccgttgttgttttataaaatctgtggtgatccattcggggatggcgaGCAGATTGTGACGAGTGATGCGATCGTTTTGCATTGGGGCGATCGATCATGGGAGTCACCACACAAtcttagcttccgctgtcaagagCTTTTGTTATCTTTTGTAGTTGTTGGTTTTATGACAATACTTTGTTGTCGGATTTTGAGATTATGTAAACTTTAATCtttcgtactttaataaatgtgtttgggattgttgcttttgatatactaaccttgggcaaccgagatggtaacagcctttcatgctagggtagtccttggtaaggtaccttagtatgaggggtgttacaaagtggtatcgagccgACGATTACGCACCTAAAattaatgaacccaatgaacttagggagtctaaataaaatgaacccggggagagttgtttggagctaccgcaaagacttgggagacgtcccgaagtcgcattgacGCCCTTACGATCtctaaccggtcacatgggggagtcttggaaactgttgtatgtcgaGTCATGTGTGTGTAGTACTTGTGGCATGAGTGTTGTGCATGGTTGAATGAAATGACGAAGGAAGTGGAAtatgatagttgttgaaagatgtatcgaaaatttgttgatgttaaactttgagcatgaaaTATGATTGGCATGCTAAGTGTTTAtcatgtggctttcaaaagggtaatggtacatgtgtatatgatcatgatgatgttgatgtttggtttgttggtagtagcatgtgattaaggtcatgcgtctatatatatgaatgtcgcgtttaattttcatgtgagtatgataaaggtttatctatgtactggtttcttgaagtattgggtcgttattgtttgttttattcatgtttaagttgttttgttaagaaaattgATTTGTATGGAAACCGATTTtagaagggttgtcttaaaactatcataagtcgagttatagaaatgatattgatgttattccaattggaggtgatagcttgtcttcttacgattctaacgataggtcacacgcccaaaatgaccaagtaacgagtgagatatgactattttacgaaaactggacggtgctgagaactgtgccgatactcgaccgagtaggccctactTGACCGAGTATCTTTCATAATCGTCCGAGTATttaatattcggccgagtaatctgtCTGTGATAAGTCTGtttagcttctggagtcgtgaactcggccgagtagtctcattactcgaccgagtaccctgtactcgacctagtatgtcaTGTACtagaccgagtacctctttgggtgGTCATATTGAGttggtggctatgttcttacatttgttttagTCGTAGGGTATGTACACATGTATattttgggtcttaaagcgttcttttatatatgtgatggtcttgatacgtaagttaccaaatgctataatagggagaatgccggcttatgagggataaGTGTTGGATAagaaggacatgagttatatgtggttgtgggggatagtggaaaaagaaaagggcagattgatgagctaatcgagacaaggagcatattttgtgagatatgatgagtgatatagtcgtgagttgagtagtataaaagtaagtgtatatgggcaagggtgatgtaagtgtaaagaaacgtgagaatgaaagattgagatgagggatacgaatagtggcatattgggatgtgtaaggatttatggaggaagacgGTTAGGATTATGTTGCTTAAGgttatatgtaatgaaaggttgttgtagagggatggagaagaggggtatgTAGTGAAATTAGatggagttatgtcgcgacgtcgatttgtagatagtgaccgaGTTTGGTagtttggattatcaagaggcgagcctagtgtataattctttgggcaattaacggtatgaggtgaatgGCTGGTTTTTTagggatacgaaagggagatataACTAAATAAAGGGTAACCGTTAGTTGtggggacttgatggtgacaagtgcgagtgaatagtatgatgggagaggatcagtgataagaaagaaAGAGAAGATATCGATATGAGTTAATGGAATTTAAGTTGTGGAACAgcaagaaggtaatcggattattaaggagattgggcggaagaaggaagaagataaATTATTAAGTGGTATTATTGGATGAAGGTAAATTGGGAGAACGTTGATCAAAGTTATgggacatgaaagtaaggaatcatgaaAATGCACGATAGTATTATGAGAGGAtgtgagttaatagttatatagaAGTTCAGGACGACAGGTTAGCCATcggtttcgaggtattaagggagtaagaagctcGCAGAGTGTTTatacgatatgagattttggtggagggtTAGGTTACAACgcaataaaggatagaattggaaataatgatgaggtagattttgttgatggagttgatgtttgttatttgggatgataaccaaagagagaaaacggaatgttacatgaaggatgaaggatgttggtgtcatagtattgtcactgaTGGTTGAGGATGATATCAcattagggaagttagttgttctaatggggTTTATTTTGTGGAGACTGATTAGTATATATgggtgtgagggagtataagatgtggatatatgaggtgttctcTGGAAGTTGAGTACTGATGATATGGCTACGTTCGCcaggtggtgataattgtgtgtatgagaggatatgttatgaagggcacctgagttaa contains:
- the LOC141586663 gene encoding uncharacterized protein LOC141586663 gives rise to the protein MRMLRRSVTLCCSSLGFPSELFVSSFAVSSLRLISLSSRFGSSRLFSSSHQRNLTKRNPFYSGSCKLHSGISMDGTTEDHRVSQPQNDGSRIPCIWSSPSGGDYFPMGKRIFCNRSLNMKGIVAVGFDMDYTLAQYKPETFESLAYVGTIKKLVYDLGYPPELLDWSFDSKYMVRGLVLDKKRGNILKMDRHKYVKVAYHGFREMSKEEKGETYGNTLTRDSFDEPDYALIDTLFSLAEAYLFAQLVDFSDKNLGKVPAGADYARMYKDVRAAVDLCHRDGTLKQMVAKDPKRYINDDALIVPMLEMLRDSGRSTFLVTNSLWDYTNVVMNFLCRERAGNGSTSLNFEWLKYFDLVITGSAKPGFFHEDNRANLFEVVPDSGMLLNTDNGTPMPQVGSYDIHVPSKGLNNACRVFQGGSVGHLHKLLNIESSAQVLYVGDHIYGDILRSKKVLGWRTMLVVPELEREADLLLELKDTRKRLQELRCERDRIEDKLHHMKWSLKFDTLKTDEKGQLSSEVDVLEGQREQVRLDHQQILYNCHQKFHKVWGQLMKTGYQNSRFAHQVERFACLYTSQVSNLSLYSPDKYYRPSEEFMPHEFDILAL